Proteins encoded in a region of the Panthera tigris isolate Pti1 chromosome B2, P.tigris_Pti1_mat1.1, whole genome shotgun sequence genome:
- the TCP11 gene encoding T-complex protein 11 homolog isoform X2, which translates to MTLLCAPVRDEAVQKLENITDPVWLLRGIFQVLGLMKMDMVNYTIQSLQPHLQEHSIQHERATFQELLNKQPSLLSHTTKWLTQAAADLTTPLPTCPDTSDSASVAGSSPSEAAISPEPLSPTMVLSQGFLNLLLWDPEDEDFPETLLTDRTQLQELESQLSQLTILASVLLVASSFSGSVLFGSPQFVDKLKHITKDVMEEFKSRPEEAMQTVSEQVSQEIHQSLKNMGLAALSSENTASLIGQLQNIAKKENCVRSVIDQRIHLFLKCCLVLGVQRSLLDLPGGLTVIEAELAELGQKFVSLTHHNQKVFGPYYTEILKTLIPSAQALETEVESL; encoded by the exons ATGACTTTGCTGTGTGCGCCAGTTCGAGATGAAGCAGTGCAGAAACTAGAGAACATTACAGACCCTGTTTGGTTACTGAG GGGGATCTTCCAGGTCCTGGGCCTGATGAAAATGGACATGGTGAACTACACTATCCAGAGCCTTCAACCCCACCTGCAGGAACATTCCATCCAGCATGAACGGGCTACGTTCCAGGAACTCCTCAATAAGCAGCCAA GCCTCCTCAGTCACACCACCAAATGGCTGACCCAAGCAGCGGCAGACCTCACCACACCACTTCCGACTTGCCCTGACACTTCTGACTCCGCCAGTGTGGCCGGCTCCTCTCCGAGCGAGGCAGCCATCAGCCCTGAGCCCCTCAGCCCTACAATGGTGCTGTCCCAGGGTTTCCTGAACCTCCTTCTCTGGGACCCTGAAGATGAAGATTTCCCTGAG acCCTGCTGACGGATAGAACACAGCTGCAGGAGCTCGAGTCCCAGCTGAGCCAGCTAACCATCCTGGCCTCAGTTCTGCTGGTAGCCAGTAGTTTCTCTGGCAGCGTGTTGTTTGGCTCACCCCAGTTTGTGGATAAGCTGAAGCATATAACCAAAGACGTGATGGAGGAGTTTAAGTCCAG GCCTGAGGAGGCTATGCAGACTGTGAGTGAACAGGTGTCTCAGGAAATCCATCAAAGCCTCAAGAACATGGGCCTTGCTGCTCTGAGCAGTGAAAACACAGCGTCTCTGATAGGACAGCTCCAGAACATTGCCAAGAAGGAGAACTGTGTCCGCAGTGTCATTG ATCAGCGGATCCATTTGTTTCTCAAATGCTGTTTGGTCCTTGGTGTTCAGCGATCTCTGTTAGATCTCCCTGGAGGCCTTACCGTCATTGAAGCAGAACTGGCAGAATTGGGCCAAAAGTTTGTCAGCCTAACGCACCACAATCAGAAGGTGTTTGGCCCGTACTACACGGAGATCCTAAAAACCCTCATCCCTTCCGCTCAGGCACTGGAAACAGAAGTGGAGTCTCTCTGA
- the TCP11 gene encoding T-complex protein 11 homolog isoform X3 yields the protein MPAEHQQSLKLAGWETKILQILLSLLLPRQNRLRSDIEEALDTELLQQKAEHGALDVPHLSKYILDTMTLLCAPVRDEAVQKLENITDPVWLLRGIFQVLGLMKMDMVNYTIQSLQPHLQEHSIQHERATFQELLNKQPSLLSHTTKWLTQAAADLTTPLPTCPDTSDSASVAGSSPSEAAISPEPLSPTMVLSQGFLNLLLWDPEDEDFPETLLTDRTQLQELESQLSQLTILASVLLVASSFSGSVLFGSPQFVDKLKHITKDVMEEFKSRPEEAMQTVSEQVSQEIHQSLKNMGLAALSSENTASLIGQLQNIAKKENCVRSVIDQRIHLFLKCCLVLGVQRSLLDLPGGLTVIEAELAELGQKFVSLTHHNQKVFGPYYTEILKTLIPSAQALETEVESL from the exons ATGCCAGCTGAGCATCAGCAGAGCCTAAAGTTAGCAGGATGGGAAACAAAAATTCTCCAA ATCTTGCTCTCACTGCTGTTACCACGCCAGAACCGCCTAAGAAGTGACATTGAAGAAGCACTGGACACGGAGCTCCTCCAGCAGAAGGCAGAACATGGAGCTCTGGATGTCCCGCATCTCTCTAAGTATATTCTCGACACGATGACTTTGCTGTGTGCGCCAGTTCGAGATGAAGCAGTGCAGAAACTAGAGAACATTACAGACCCTGTTTGGTTACTGAG GGGGATCTTCCAGGTCCTGGGCCTGATGAAAATGGACATGGTGAACTACACTATCCAGAGCCTTCAACCCCACCTGCAGGAACATTCCATCCAGCATGAACGGGCTACGTTCCAGGAACTCCTCAATAAGCAGCCAA GCCTCCTCAGTCACACCACCAAATGGCTGACCCAAGCAGCGGCAGACCTCACCACACCACTTCCGACTTGCCCTGACACTTCTGACTCCGCCAGTGTGGCCGGCTCCTCTCCGAGCGAGGCAGCCATCAGCCCTGAGCCCCTCAGCCCTACAATGGTGCTGTCCCAGGGTTTCCTGAACCTCCTTCTCTGGGACCCTGAAGATGAAGATTTCCCTGAG acCCTGCTGACGGATAGAACACAGCTGCAGGAGCTCGAGTCCCAGCTGAGCCAGCTAACCATCCTGGCCTCAGTTCTGCTGGTAGCCAGTAGTTTCTCTGGCAGCGTGTTGTTTGGCTCACCCCAGTTTGTGGATAAGCTGAAGCATATAACCAAAGACGTGATGGAGGAGTTTAAGTCCAG GCCTGAGGAGGCTATGCAGACTGTGAGTGAACAGGTGTCTCAGGAAATCCATCAAAGCCTCAAGAACATGGGCCTTGCTGCTCTGAGCAGTGAAAACACAGCGTCTCTGATAGGACAGCTCCAGAACATTGCCAAGAAGGAGAACTGTGTCCGCAGTGTCATTG ATCAGCGGATCCATTTGTTTCTCAAATGCTGTTTGGTCCTTGGTGTTCAGCGATCTCTGTTAGATCTCCCTGGAGGCCTTACCGTCATTGAAGCAGAACTGGCAGAATTGGGCCAAAAGTTTGTCAGCCTAACGCACCACAATCAGAAGGTGTTTGGCCCGTACTACACGGAGATCCTAAAAACCCTCATCCCTTCCGCTCAGGCACTGGAAACAGAAGTGGAGTCTCTCTGA